One Sulfurimonas sp. HSL-3221 genomic window, TCAGTACGACGCCGAGGGCCACGAATCCCAGCAAGACGCCGATCAGCAAAAGGGTATTGATGATTGCAGCGACGACGACAACCCAGGTATGGTAGCCGCCGAGCTGTCTCATCGTCGCGATGCGCACCTCGGTATCCGTCGAAACGGCTTCAGCCCTGCGCTGCAGATCGCGGTAGTTTTTGTAGACAAAATAGGGAGCAGTTCCCCCCGCAATGATCATGAAGATCAGTGTGCCAATAAGCCCGAGTGACAGGAATGAAAAGAGCAGCGCCGCACCGAAATAGCCGATGGCCGCAAGATAAGCTTTGCGGTAGAGCAGAAACCAGAACGTCACGAAGAAGGCCCACCAGGACCAGCTCCAGGCGAAACCGTCTACGCCGTTCCGGTTGAACTTGGCGAAGGTACGCTTGTACCAGGCGAACTTCTCCGGCTTCTGGACGAAGGCACCCAGCATCGCATCATCGTAGTGGATGCCGGGGGCATGCTCCTCTTTAGATTCCGTCGGCACTTCTTCGACGGTTGCCACGTCCATATACGGTTGATTTTCCATCACACAACTCCTCGGATTATCCTTGATCCTCTCGGGCAGGCACCCTGTAAAGGG contains:
- a CDS encoding DUF2628 domain-containing protein, yielding MENQPYMDVATVEEVPTESKEEHAPGIHYDDAMLGAFVQKPEKFAWYKRTFAKFNRNGVDGFAWSWSWWAFFVTFWFLLYRKAYLAAIGYFGAALLFSFLSLGLIGTLIFMIIAGGTAPYFVYKNYRDLQRRAEAVSTDTEVRIATMRQLGGYHTWVVVVAAIINTLLLIGVLLGFVALGVVLTSTSQG